From the genome of Eublepharis macularius isolate TG4126 chromosome 12, MPM_Emac_v1.0, whole genome shotgun sequence, one region includes:
- the LOC129339308 gene encoding olfactory receptor 6-like, which produces MVSENTTIVTHFIILGFPGLKKLQLLAFTVGLIVYILTFCGHFIIITIVRIEQRLHTPMYFFLSNFSFLEIWYSSNIVPKMLEVFLDKNTSITYAGCITQLYIFITLGTAECFILAIMAYDRYLAICNPLRYPTLMTNKLSLQLALCSWVGAVIINIPPLVSICRLPFCGPNEINHFFCDVPPLLKLSCLNPHEAELSSFMVATSVIVTSFFLILVSYIFIIITVLKIPSSAGRQKAFSTCGSHLAVVTIFYSTLMFMYVRPTSNFSVDSVNFNKVISMFYTVITPMLNPIIYCLRNKEVKDALWKATGRKGMLAERSSIIKTGMMRDADKNDIWKTNLKRG; this is translated from the coding sequence atggtgAGTGAGAATACAACTATAGTGACACACTTCATCATTTTGGGATTCCCAGGTCTGAAGAAACTTCAGCTTCTTGCATTTACTGTGGGGTTGATTGTCTACATCTTGACCTTTTGTGGACACTTCATCATTATTACTATAGTACGTATTGAACAACGCCTCCACactcccatgtacttcttcctcagTAACTTTTCTTTCCTGGAGATATGGTACTCCTCTAATATTGTTCCCAAGATGCTAGAAGTCTTTTTGGACAAAAACACATCTATCACTTATGCTGGCTGTATTACCCAGCTGTATATCTTTATTACCCTAGGAACAGCAGAATGTTTCATTCTGGCAATCATGGCGTATGATCGTTACTTAGCCATATGCAACCCTCTGCGCTATCCAACTCTCATGACTAACAAACTGAGTCTTCAACTGGCTCTATGTTCTTGGGTTGGTGCTGTCATTATCAACATTCCACCACTTGTCTCAATTTGTAGACTGCCATTTTGTGGGCCCAATGAAATCAATCACTTCTTTTGTGATGTACCCCCTTTATTGAAACTCTCTTGCCTAAACCCACATGAAGCTGAACTGTCCAGTTTCATGGTGGCCACCAGCGTCATTGTTActtctttcttcctcatattgGTGTCTTACATCTTCATTATAATCACTGTTTTGAAAATCCCCTCCTCTGCTGGACGCCAAAAAGCTTTCTCAACTTGTGGGTCTCATTTGGCTGTGGTGACTATTTTCTATAGCACCCTGATGTTTATGTATGTGCGTCCAACATCCAACTTTTCAGTTGATTCCGTGAACTTTAACAAAGTCATATCTATGTTCTACACTGTTATCACCCCCATGCTAAACCCAATCATTTACTGCTTGAGAAACAAGGAGGTCAAAGATGCTCTATGGAAAGCAACTGGGAGAAAGGGTATGCTTGCGGAAA